One Trichomycterus rosablanca isolate fTriRos1 chromosome 10, fTriRos1.hap1, whole genome shotgun sequence DNA window includes the following coding sequences:
- the bmpr1ab gene encoding bone morphogenetic protein receptor, type IAb, whose product MMKTVRVFFAVFGTCFLLAAGAEGGQNPDYVLQGTGVKPGSEPKKVQAADGSTVAPEDAAKFLSCYCSGHCPEDATNNTCETNGQCFAIIEEDEHGEAVLTSGCMKYEGSHFQCKDSPNAQTRRTIECCSTDFCNRDLQPTLPPPGIQDPLFGSAHWLAFLISVTVCCFTLIAITIVCYYRYKTARRRYQRDLEQDEIFIPVGESLKDLISPSSTGSGSGLPLLVQRTIAKQIQMVRQIGKGRYGEVWLGRWRGEKVAVKVFFTREETSWFRETEIYQTVLMRHENILGFIAADIKGTGTFTQLFLITDYHENGSLYDYLKFTTLDTQTLLKLAYSAACGLCHLHTEIYGTQGKPAIAHRDLKSKNILIKKNGTCCIADLGLAVKFNSDTNEVDVPLSTRMGTRRYMAPEVLDETINKSQFQAYIMADIYSYALVVWEMARRCVTGGIVEEYQLPYWDAVPSDPSYDDMKEVVCVKGVRPTLSNRWNSDECLRAMLKLMSECWAHNPASRLTALRVKKTLAKMVESQDIKI is encoded by the exons ATGATGAAGACGGTCAGGGTCTTCTTTGCAGTATTTGGGACTTGCTTTCTTCTCGCTGCTGGAGCTGAGG GTGGGCAGAACCCAGACTACGTTCTTCAGGGTACAGGGGTGAAACCTGGTTCAGAGCCAAAAAAGGTTCAGGCAGCAGACGGCTCTACCGTGGCTCCTGAGGATGCTGCAAAATTCCTCAGCTGCTACTGCTCAGGCCACTGCCCAGAGGATGCCACCAACAACACCTGCGA GACCAACGGCCAATGCTTTGCCATCATTGAGGAGGATGAGCATGGGGAGGCTGTCCTCACTTCAGgctgtatgaaatatgagggCTCACATTTTCAATGCAAG GACTCACCTAATGCTCAGACAAGGCGGACAATCGAGTGCTGTTCCACAGATTTTTGTAACAGAGACCTGCAACCTACTCTTCCACCCCCTGGGATCCAAG ATCCCTTGTTTGGAAGTGCTCACTGGCTGgcctttctcatctctgtgacCGTGTGCTGCTTCACTCTCATTGCAATCACCATCGTCTGTTACTACCG GTATAAGACAGCGAGGAGACGCTACCAGAGAGACCTGGAGCAGGACGAGATCTTCATTCCTGTCGGGGAGTCTCTCAAAGACCTAATCAGCCCGTCGAGCACTGGCTCTGGTTCAGGCCTCCCTCTACTG GTGCAGCGCACTATTGCTAAACAGATCCAGATGGTGCGTCAGATTGGAAAGGGGCGCTATGGCGAGGTGTGGCTTGGCCGCTGGAGAGGAGAGAAAGTGGCAGTAAAAGTGTTCTTTACACGGGAGGAGACCAGCTGGTTTAGAGAGACTGAGATCTACCAGACTGTACTGATGAGACACGAGAACATTCTTG GCTTCATAGCAGCCGATATTAAGGGCACTGGAACCTTTACCCAGCTCTTCCTCATCACCGACTACCATGAGAACGGCTCTCTGTACGATTACCTAAAGTTCACCACTCTGGATACTCAGACTTTACTAAAGCTGGCCTACTCAGCAGCATGTGGTCTGTGCCACCTTCACACGGAGATCTATGGGACACAGGGCAAACCTGCCATCGCTCACAGAGATCTAAAGAGCAAAAACATCCTCATCAAGAAGAACGGCACCTGCTGCATTGCTGATCTAGGGCTGGCTGTTAAATTCAACAG TGACACTAACGAGGTTGACGTTCCACTAAGTACGAGGATGGGTACACGGAGATACATGGCCCCTGAAGTGTTGGATGAAACCATTAATAAGAGTCAGTTCCAGGCCTACATCATGGCAGATATTTACAGCTATGCCCTGGTTGTTTGGGAGATGGCCAGACGATGTGTCACAGGAG GCATTGTGGAAGAGTACCAGCTGCCTTACTGGGACGCTGTACCTTCAGATCCATCTTATGACGACATGAAGGAAGTAGTGTGTGTAAAGGGCGTGCGGCCTACGCTTTCAAATCGCTGGAACAGTGATGAG TGTCTAAGAGCCATGTTGAAACTGATGTCTGAGTGCTGGGCCCATAACCCAGCGTCCCGTCTTACTGCCCTGCGAGTGAAGAAAACTCTCGCAAAAATGGTGGAATCACAGGACATTAAAATATGA